DNA sequence from the Cytobacillus sp. IB215665 genome:
CCTCAAGGGATTATATCTGCAACTGAGGATGAAAGACAAGATACGGTGATTGATTTACTTGAATTTGAGGATGTAATATACGAGCCATTTCCAGTTGGAAGACTTGATAAAGACACGGAGGGACTTCTACTTATTACAAATGATGGTAAGCTTGCTCATCAGCTCTTATCTCCTAAAAAACATATACCGAAGACGTATTATGCAATTATTAATATGGAAGTAACAGAAGAAGATATTACTGCATTTAAAAACGGTGTTCAATTGGATGATGGATATGTAACAAAACCAGGTCACTTAACGATTTTAAGATCTGGTATTCGTTCTGAAATAGAATTAACGATAACAGAAGGGAAGTTTCATCAAGTGAAACGAATGTTTGAGGCTGTTGGAAAAAAAGTAACATATTTAAAACGTCTTAAGATGGGAAGTCTTAAATTAGATGAATCACTTGAGCTTGGAGAATATCGGGAATTGACAGATGAAGAAAAAGGTTTGTTAAAAACGGGAAACATTTCAATATCGGATTA
Encoded proteins:
- a CDS encoding pseudouridine synthase, whose product is MRIDKLLANVGYGSRKEVKKLLKSGAVKVDGVTIKDAKTHINPNEQQVSLLGEIVEYKEFIYLMMNKPQGIISATEDERQDTVIDLLEFEDVIYEPFPVGRLDKDTEGLLLITNDGKLAHQLLSPKKHIPKTYYAIINMEVTEEDITAFKNGVQLDDGYVTKPGHLTILRSGIRSEIELTITEGKFHQVKRMFEAVGKKVTYLKRLKMGSLKLDESLELGEYRELTDEEKGLLKTGNISISD